Proteins from a genomic interval of Quercus robur chromosome 9, dhQueRobu3.1, whole genome shotgun sequence:
- the LOC126700945 gene encoding serine/threonine-protein phosphatase 7 long form homolog, with amino-acid sequence MPDMDPHGAIQTLLTRQDGHRSSLLWDAHLEGEEVPGVLTCRHRDKGLLEGGVDGLDPRILAYITETGLDGLLRVPYMDIDHALITALVERWRPEMHSFHLPHGEMTITLQDMEVIMGVPVDGLPLVETIPSTGSWRDVCRRLLGYQPPDRQLGKDKNTGVLEGASIKAKWLEDQFRNPLPVDAPEALVQKYARFYILELLGGTLFMDKSGERISVRYLQYFDPISNGKKYSWGSAALSELYRHLCKASEKTAKQIGGALLLVQLWAWARFPHICPVMRHPHQALPPGPLAVRWKGAKITTEHSMHVLRAYRLSLTSLRPNQVSCLTSGNRFGILFGSRTEIICVLYPHIVWQANTYGGLLCRSYIFGWLKAIIPNVFSDSLG; translated from the exons ATGCCAGATATGGACCCACATGGAGCTATACAGACTTTGTTGACGAGGCAGGATGGGCATCGTTCAAGTTTGCTTTGGGATGCTCATTTGGAAGGCGAG GAAGTGCCAGGTGTATTGACTTGTCGTCACCGAGACAAAGGTCTGCTTGAAGGAGGGGTAGATGGGTTAGATCCACGAATTCTCGCTTATATCACTGAAACGGGGTTAGATGGGCTGCTTCGGGTCCCATATATGGACATTGACCACGCATTGATCACAGCGTTGGTGGAGAGATGGCGGCCGGAGATGCACTCATTTCACTTGCCCCACGGTGAGATGACCATCACACTACAAGATATGGAGGTTATAATGGGGGTACCTGTAGATGGCTTGCCGTTGGTGGAAACTATACCCTCGACGGGCAGTTGGCGTGACGTCTGCCGTAGATTGCTAGGGTACCAACCGCCAGATAGACAACTTGGAAAAGATAAGAACACTGGAGTGCTGGAAGGGGCGAGCATAAAAGCCAAATGGCTTGAGGATCAGTTTCGCAACCCTCTCCCGGTTGACGCCCCTGAGGCGCTTGTGCAGAAGTATGCTCGTTTTTACATATTGGAGTTGTTAGGTGGTACGCTATTTATGGATAAGTCTGGAGAACGGATCTCAGTTAGGTATTTGCAATATTTCGATCCAATCAGCAACGGAAAGAAGTATAGTTGGGGTAGTGCAGCACTAAGTGAGCTCTATAGACACCTCTGTAAGGCATCAGAGAAGACAGCCAAGCAGATTGGGGGTGCACTACTATTGGTGCAGTTGTGGGCGTGGGCGAGGTTTCCCCACATATGTCCTGTGATGAGGCATCCACACCAGGCACTGCCTCCAGGTCCACTTGCTGTCAG ATGGAAAGGGGCTAAGATAACAACTGAACATTCGATGCACGTCCTACGTGCCTATCGTCTGTCGCTTACTTCATTGCGGCCAAATCAGGTATCGTGTCTTACAAGTGGGAACCGCTTTGGCAT ATTGTTTGGGAGCCGTACAGAAATTATTTGCGTTCTCTACCCGCATATTGTATGGCAGGCCAACACATATGGAGGTCTATTGTGTCGCTCATACATTTTTGGGTGGTTAAAGGCCATCATCCCGAACGTGTTCTCTGACAGTTTGGGATGA
- the LOC126700488 gene encoding uncharacterized protein LOC126700488 — translation MKEGKQNQRESSTMKVPGLSKTHAKVTPVHEDMKPSKKNEVVKNTSQQRDNKNKQSLKNAQVQELAKDHQKLCSNQYQREDGSGNEILDESPLAVGVDPASKIQLLEHELAKAMEANNKYKAELDKLSKSRNNHAHSPKKSIAEDDIVAKESNGRTKSSLEAELIDIRERYLHMSLRYAEVEAQREELMMKLRASKNVKRWF, via the exons ATGAAGGAAGGGAAGCAGAACCAGAGGGAGTCCAGCACTATGAAGGTTCCTGGTTTGTCTAAAACCCATGCTAAAGTTACTCCTGTCCATGAAGATATGAAGCCCTCAAAG AAGAATGAAGTGGTGAAAAACACTAGTCAGCAAcgtgataataaaaataagcaaTCCTTGAAGAATGCTCAAGTACAAGAACTTGCAAAAGATCATCAGAAGCTTTGTAGCAACCAATATCAAAGAGAG GATGGTAGTGGCAATGAGATTCTTGATGAAAGTCCTCTTGCTGTTGGAGTCGATCCTGCTTCAAAGATTCAGTTGCTTGAGCATGAACTTGCCAAGGCTATGGaagcaaataacaaatataaagcTGAGCTTGACAA GTTGTCTAAAAGCCGAAACAACCATGCACACTCTCCTAAAAAATCAATAGCAGAAGATGACATAGTGGCAAAAGAAAGTAATGGACGCACAAAATCATCACTAGAGGCAGAGTTAATAGACATTCGCGAGCGATACCTCCACATGAGCCTCAGATAcgctgaggtagaagctcagcGTGAGGAACTTATGATGAAGCTCAGGGCtagcaaaaatgtaaaaagatggtTTTAA
- the LOC126700946 gene encoding uncharacterized protein LOC126700946: MGDLELRQIGTRVPGLGYQSASMMDFHFFYVYYDGEMYYHELHGLSYQGSNQKQKYVKVKRGIGLTNLQRRILKAMGLDHSRHKIAIVYRAPQRVVDTQVFYNSLQLSGGTEVKMMWEMVAQMVARGFIASDLYVTVEPATVEAREGSEHTVLDGRTFAHGNSIEEEEGPQQVHEGEHLPDDELHRFTFDNNPNDHRLGDDATHINVTRDNFEELLDTMGEHENVDHIEDVVVEENRETCPGPDPTPKWFTQNTWDNMFDPSLVMQAEVLPWTPGEQSIKGMVFATKLAVRRALTWYAVQDNFSFKTEHSNSERLMVSCEDDSCPWSVRVICCKGDNIWKIAKCKGPHTCDKIQNAHDGRMIDSVFLAYVLERYIREDPAYKIKNLRHVALAELKHEISHYKLWDAKQKAVASIYGDFKESYAELPRFLVGLKDASPGTEYKLIVDDNYEQGTCTFKSVFWAFRPCIVGFKKCRPVISIDVTHLYGKYKGKLMIAMATDANNKIYPVAFAVVESESTETWGWFLACIRTYVTDRRHLCVISDRHPGIQAIFRDNNRDFSLRPPMTEHRYCLRHLCSNVNTRWNNETLKNLVWRAASATQERKFNATFELIENVNRDAHQYLKDVPKEKWALSFDKGYRYGAMMTNVSECFNGVLKGARSLPITAMVKYTWFKLNSYFDDRRNKSIAQSNSGQKWTKYALDIFMRNKAKVERHRVTRLSAQQQSYQVDTPHNPESAGHGDHTHGVNLLQRSCTCQKWKLYKIPCSHVIAVCIRYRYDAEQYIDPCYSVDALFRSYAPVFPALKDRLSWPDPEETRRVLPNPRLIREKGRPISTQIRNEMDEGGRQSRTTPWKEGGRKVQCRLCDQEGHNRRTCLKWNEVPTSGGVAD; encoded by the exons ATGGGTGATCTTGAACTTAGGCAGATTGGTACCCGAGTTCCTGGACTCGGGTACCAATCTGC GTCAATGATGGACTTTCACTTTTTCTATGTGTACTACGACGGGGAGATGTATTATCATGAGTTGCATGGGTTGTCATACCAAGGCTCGAACCAAAAGCAAAAATACGTTAAGGTGAAACGTGGGATAGGGCTTACGAACTTGCAACGAAGAATATTGAAGGCGATGGGGTTAGACCATTCTAGGCATAAGATTGCCATCGTGTATCGAGCACCTCAACGGGTTGTAGACACACAGGTTTTCTACAATTCACTACAATTATCGGGTGGCACCGAAGTGAAGATGATGTGGGAAATGGTTGCACAAATGGTGGCTCGAGGATTCATTGCTTCGGATCTCTATGTCACTGTTGAGCCCGCCACAGTAGAGGCTAGAGAGGGTTCAGAACATACTGTTTTGGATGGAAGA ACATTTGCCCATGGGAACTCGATTGAGGAGGAGGAAGGGCCCCAGCAAGTGCATGAAGGAGAGCATTTACCTGATGATGAGCTCCATAGGTTCACATTCGACAATAACCCTAATGATCACAGACTTGGTGATGATGCAACCCATATCAATGTTACTAGGGATAACTTCGAGGAGCTCCTAGATACCATGGGTGAACATGAGAATGTTGATCATATCGAAGATGTGGTTgtagaagaaaatagagagacaTGCCCCGGTCCCGATCCTACGCCGAAATGGTTCACCCAAAACACTTGGGATAATATGTTTGATCCATCACTGGTTATGCAAGCGGAAGTATTACCATGGACGCCTGGGGAGCAGTCAATTAAAGGGATGGTATTCGCAACTAAATTGGCGGTGCGACGTGCGTTGACTTGGTACGCAGTGCAAGATAATTTTAGCTTCAAAACTGAGCATTCAAACTCAGAGAGGCTTATGGTGAGTTGCGAGGATGATTCCTGTCCATGGTCAGTCCGTGTGATATGTTGCAAGGGAGACAATATCTGGAAGATCGCAAAATGCAAGGGCCCCCACACGTGCGACAAAATTCAGAATGCTCATGATGGTCGGATGATTGATTCGGTGTTCTTAGCATATGTACTTGAGCGCTATATACGAGAAGACCCTGCGTATAAGATAAAGAACTTACGCCACGTTGCTTTGGCAGAGTTAAAACACGAAATATCTCATTACAAG CTATGGGATGCCAAACAAAAGGCCGTTGCATCTATATACGGGGATTTTAAGGAGTCTTATGCGGAGTTGCCGCGTTTTTTGGTAGGACTGAAGGACGCAAGTCCGGGTACAGAGTATAAGTTAATAGTGGACGATAATTATGAACAGGGAACCTGTACATTCAAGTCCGTATTTTGGGCGTTTCGTCCATGTATTGTTGGGTTCAAGAAGTGTAGGCCTGTGATTAGCATTGATGTAACCCACCtctatggaaaatataaagggAAATTGATGATTGCAATGGCGACAGAtgctaataataaaatttatccaGTAGCCTTCGCCGTTGTCGAGAGCGAGAGCACAGAGACTTGGGGTTGGTTCTTGGCTTGTATAAGAACGTATGTTACTGACCGGAGACACCTGTGTGTCATATCTGACAGACACCCTGGGATACAAGCTATTTTTAGAGACAATAATCGAGACTTTTCCCTGCGGCCTCCCATGACAGAACATCGTTACTGCCTTCGTCATCTATGTAGTAATGTCAACACTAGATGGAACaatgaaactttaaaaaatctAGTATGGAGGGCAGCAAGTGCTACCCAGGAGCGAAAGTTCAATGCCACCTTCGAGTTAATTGAGAATGTCAACCGGGATGCGCACCAATATCTAAAGGATGTGCCCAAAGAGAAATGGGCTCTAAGTTTTGACAAGGGTTATCGTTATGGGGCAATGATGACAAACGTCTCTGAGTGCTTCAATGGTGTTCTAAAGGGTGCTCGTAGCTTGCCCATTACGGCAATGGTGAAATACACATGGTTCAAATTGAATTCTTACTTCGATGATCGTCGCAATAAGAGCATAGCACAGTCAAATTCGGGACAAAAATGGACTAAATATGCCTTGGATATCTTCATGAGAAATAAGGCGAAGGTGGAGCGTCACAGGGTGACAAGATTGAGCGCGCAACAACAATCATATCAAGTAGATACACCGCATAATCCAGAGAGTGCTGGACATGGGGATCACACACATGGAGTTAATTTGTTGCAAAGAAGTTGCACATGTCAAAAATGGAAGTTGTACAAGATACCATGTTCACATGTCATTGCTGTTTGTATTAGGTATCGATATGATGCAGAGCAATACATTGACCCATGCTATAGCGTGGATGCACTGTTTCGGAGCTATGCTCCCGTTTTCCCTGCGTTGAAAGATAGATTATCATGGCCGGATCCTGAAGAAACTCGAAGGGTCCTCCCTAACCCCCGATTGATTCGAGAGAAAGGCCGCCCTATCTCAACACAAATCAGGAATGAGATGGACGAGGGTGGGAGACAGTCGAGAACCACACCGTGGAAGGAGGGGGGGAGGAAGGTGCAATGCAGGTTGTGTGACCAAGAGGGGCATAACCGAAGAACATGCCTTAAGTGGAATGAGGTACCGACAAGTGGTGGTGTCGCAGACTAG
- the LOC126700489 gene encoding sugar transporter ESL1-like isoform X3, whose protein sequence is MERDGMEGLLQSSTNFEAQPNTDGGDIPPTGASATATPVVVLSTLVALCGSFCTGCAIGYSSPAESGILEDLDISVATYSVFGSSLTIGGVIGGLVSGRIAGLFGRKGAMWFSEIFSLVGWLAIAFGKNIWWLDLGRLSLGIGIGIFSYVK, encoded by the exons ATGGAGAGAGATGGCATGGAAGGACTATTACAAAGTTCTACAAATTTCGAAGCCCAGCCCAATACTGATGGTGGAGATATACCACCAACTGGTGCCTCTGCCACTGCCACACCTGTTGTTGTACTCAGCACCCTGGTCGCACTTTGTGGCTCATTCTGTACTGGCTGTGCT ATAGGATATTCATCACCTGCTGAATCTGGAatcctagaagatttggacatATCTGTGGCAACA TATTCAGTTTTTGGTTCATCATTGACTATTGGAGGAGTGATTGGTGGATTAGTAAGTGGAAGGATTGCAGGCCTTTTTGGTCGGAAAGGT GCAATGTGGTTCTCTGAAATCTTCAGCTTGGTAGGGTGGCTCGCCATTGCATTTGGAAAG AACATTTGGTGGCTCGATCTTGGGAGACTTTCATTGGGAATTGGCATTGGAATTTTTTCCTATGTG AAGTAA
- the LOC126700489 gene encoding sugar transporter ESL1-like isoform X2: MERDGMEGLLQSSTNFEAQPNTDGGDIPPTGASATATPVVVLSTLVALCGSFCTGCAIGYSSPAESGILEDLDISVATYSVFGSSLTIGGVIGGLVSGRIAGLFGRKGAMWFSEIFSLVGWLAIAFGKNIWWLDLGRLSLGIGIGIFSYVVIYLC; this comes from the exons ATGGAGAGAGATGGCATGGAAGGACTATTACAAAGTTCTACAAATTTCGAAGCCCAGCCCAATACTGATGGTGGAGATATACCACCAACTGGTGCCTCTGCCACTGCCACACCTGTTGTTGTACTCAGCACCCTGGTCGCACTTTGTGGCTCATTCTGTACTGGCTGTGCT ATAGGATATTCATCACCTGCTGAATCTGGAatcctagaagatttggacatATCTGTGGCAACA TATTCAGTTTTTGGTTCATCATTGACTATTGGAGGAGTGATTGGTGGATTAGTAAGTGGAAGGATTGCAGGCCTTTTTGGTCGGAAAGGT GCAATGTGGTTCTCTGAAATCTTCAGCTTGGTAGGGTGGCTCGCCATTGCATTTGGAAAG AACATTTGGTGGCTCGATCTTGGGAGACTTTCATTGGGAATTGGCATTGGAATTTTTTCCTATGTGGTAATTTATCTGTGTTAA
- the LOC126700489 gene encoding sugar transporter ERD6-like isoform X1, translating to MERDGMEGLLQSSTNFEAQPNTDGGDIPPTGASATATPVVVLSTLVALCGSFCTGCAIGYSSPAESGILEDLDISVATYSVFGSSLTIGGVIGGLVSGRIAGLFGRKGAMWFSEIFSLVGWLAIAFGKVLSLVLHSSYTAFDCQYVQVIRQTGSGGKGFTSICYFHGSCGRAKILFEINMNQVKGITHSTFSLLGFNH from the exons ATGGAGAGAGATGGCATGGAAGGACTATTACAAAGTTCTACAAATTTCGAAGCCCAGCCCAATACTGATGGTGGAGATATACCACCAACTGGTGCCTCTGCCACTGCCACACCTGTTGTTGTACTCAGCACCCTGGTCGCACTTTGTGGCTCATTCTGTACTGGCTGTGCT ATAGGATATTCATCACCTGCTGAATCTGGAatcctagaagatttggacatATCTGTGGCAACA TATTCAGTTTTTGGTTCATCATTGACTATTGGAGGAGTGATTGGTGGATTAGTAAGTGGAAGGATTGCAGGCCTTTTTGGTCGGAAAGGT GCAATGTGGTTCTCTGAAATCTTCAGCTTGGTAGGGTGGCTCGCCATTGCATTTGGAAAGGTGCTCTCTCTTGTCCTTCATTCCAGTTACACTGCATTTGATTGTCAATATGTTCAAGTAATAAGGCAAACCGGAAGTGGTGGAAAGGGTT ttactTCCATTTGTTATTTTCATGGAAGTTGTGGAAGGGCCAAGATATTATTCGAAATCAACATGAATCAGGTCAAGGGAATCACTCATTCTACATTTTCTCTGCTGGGTTTCAATCACTAA
- the LOC126700489 gene encoding sugar transporter ESL1-like isoform X4, protein MERDGMEGLLQSSTNFEAQPNTDGGDIPPTGASATATPVVVLSTLVALCGSFCTGCAIGYSSPAESGILEDLDISVATYSVFGSSLTIGGVIGGLVSGRIAGLFGRKGAMWFSEIFSLVGWLAIAFGKLLPFVIFMEVVEGPRYYSKST, encoded by the exons ATGGAGAGAGATGGCATGGAAGGACTATTACAAAGTTCTACAAATTTCGAAGCCCAGCCCAATACTGATGGTGGAGATATACCACCAACTGGTGCCTCTGCCACTGCCACACCTGTTGTTGTACTCAGCACCCTGGTCGCACTTTGTGGCTCATTCTGTACTGGCTGTGCT ATAGGATATTCATCACCTGCTGAATCTGGAatcctagaagatttggacatATCTGTGGCAACA TATTCAGTTTTTGGTTCATCATTGACTATTGGAGGAGTGATTGGTGGATTAGTAAGTGGAAGGATTGCAGGCCTTTTTGGTCGGAAAGGT GCAATGTGGTTCTCTGAAATCTTCAGCTTGGTAGGGTGGCTCGCCATTGCATTTGGAAAG ttactTCCATTTGTTATTTTCATGGAAGTTGTGGAAGGGCCAAGATATTATTCGAAATCAACATGA
- the LOC126700947 gene encoding 2-oxoglutarate-dependent dioxygenase 19-like yields MAETNATVNQKKIDDCYMPLVHSNSSSINIDDSLSGVDDPIPIIDFSMLISDDPDKQFKTTQDLRNACLEYGSFMVINHELPDNLIMRVYEALAKFFDLRKEEKQEYKTNDPRDMIRWGKWDSDLISTEFIKMVVHPTFHCPTKLAGLSEILQECIKRMRELGIQLLRAISKTLGFEECYIEKRMKLESGHDFISANDYIVRLNSENQLGQPPHYDTGLLVLLLPGESNGLQLEHHGKWINVNPQPNSIVVIIADHIEILTNGKYKSLLHRVILNKKVRRISLPLFLGPSLDTTVSPMPEFVDEHHPPAYLVKTYKESLETNPYQVIDGMSCMKNVRL; encoded by the exons atggcCGAAACAAATGCCACAGTCAATCAGAAGAAAATTGACGATTGTTATATGCCACTGGTTCACTCAAATAGCTCTTCCATTAACATTGATGATTCCTTATCAGGAGTAGATGATCCCATTCCCATCATTGACTTCTCAATGCTCATATCTGATGACCCTGATAAACAGTTTAAAACCACCCAAGACCTCCGCAATGCTTGCCTAGAGTATGGTTCATTTATG GTGATTAATCATGAGTTACCGGATAACCTTATAATGAGAGTCTACGAGGCATTAGCCAAATTCTTTGATCTGAGGAAGGAAGAGAAGCAAGAGTACAAGACAAATGATCCAAGGGATATGATTCGTTGGGGCAAATGGGATAGTGATTTAATCAGCACGGAGTTCATCAAAATGGTCGTACATCCTACCTTTCATTGCCCTACCAAACTTGCTGGTTTAAG TGAGATTTTACAAGAATGCATCAAAAGAATGAGGGAACTTGGAATCCAATTGCTTAGAGCGATATCAAAAACCTTGGGATTTGAAGAATGCTACATAGAGAAAAGAATGAAGCTAGAATCAGGCCATGACTTTATTTCAGCAAATGATTATATAGTCCGTTTGAATTCTGAAAATCAATTAGGTCAGCCTCCTCATTACGACACTGGACTCCTAGTCCTCCTCTTACCAGGTGAAAGTAATGGTCTTCAACTAGAGCATCATGGGAAATGGATTAATGTAAATCCTCAACCTAATTCTATTGTTGTCATCATTGCTGATCATATTGAG ATTCTAACCAATGGGAAGTATAAAAGTCTCTTGCATCGAGTGATTCTTAACAAAAAAGTAAGGAGGATAAGCCTACCACTGTTTCTTGGACCATCATTGGACACTACAGTGAGCCCAATGCCAGAGTTTGTAGATGAGCATCACCCACCAGCATACCTTGTGAAGACCTATAAAGAGTCATTGGAAACAAATCCGTACCAAGTAATCGATGGAATGTCATGCATGAAAAATGTTCGACTTTGA